The Psychrobacter sp. 28M-43 genome segment GTGCAGGAATACCAGCGGCGCGTAGCATAAAGGTAAAGCTTGACGAATAATGCTCACAGAACCCTGCTTTGGTTTCAAATAGAAATTCGTCAATACGATTGGTATTGAGCCGTGGTGGCGACAGCGTATAGCGAAACTCTGTTCGATTGATCCATTGCTCGATAGCCGCTATGTAGCGCACAGGGTCTGAACCTGACTGCTCAAATAACTGCTTAGCAAGCGCGCGTGCTTGTGGATTACCTTCGTTAGGCAAAGCAAGGTTCTCACGTCTTGATGCCTCTGTTAAAACTGGATCAATACGCATCTGTGCAAACTGCAACACATCATAGCGAAGCTGCTGCGTAACAGGTTGATCCTTTGATAAGGTAAATTCAGAGGTAGTATTGATATCTGGCTGCTGGGAGAACGGATAATCAAGACCAAATAGCCAGTTTTGCTGAGTGGGTTCTAAGATAACCTTGTAATTGACAGGTGCCGCCCTTGATTCATCAGGTACAGTAGCAAAGGCATTCTGAATCCATGCAGGTGCTTGCAATCTCGACGACCATTGATCCTTTTGAGAGGCCGGACGCCATGTAACCCCATCGAAATCACTAAATACCAAACCGCGCCAATACAACTGCTGTTGTGGTGGGCGCTCATCAGCAAACTCTACGCGAAAGGCTAGCTCAGTTGACTGCCCTAAATTGGCAAAATCACCAGGAGACATGCTATCAGAGACACCTGTAACGGCTTGCTGACCGGAGAGCTGTACGGACCACAGCGGTGGCAGTCTCGGAAAAAACAAAAATAGCACCACCAATAATGGCAGTGCACCAACCCCTAACACGCCCAATGTACGCAAGCGTCCATCACCGTTAGCATTGCTATCATCATTAAGCGCAATAAATGCTAGCAATACAATGACTGCGCCAACGATCACTTCTAAAGTAGTCAGTAAACCTTGGTCCATCAAAAATAATGCCGCAAGCACGAACAATGATAAATTCAAAACCACATAGGCATCGCGGCGCTTATATAGCTCCCATAGCTTACTAACTAGGCATAGCACCAAAAATGCCACACCCATATCGAGCCCAAATGCTGTATTGTAGGTTAGCCACAGACCTAATAGCCCCAGCAAAAATCCTAGCATTTGTACACTTTGATAAATACGCTTTAGGTGCGATAGTTTTTTGAATTTAGCCTTGATATAAGGCAATTGAGCGGCGATACTGACGGCGGCAAATCCTATCAGCCATAATGGTAAATGTGCGGCATGCGGTAACACAACGACGACTTGAGCAATTAATACCCAATAATAAGCTGGCAGTGCAAATAACTTACGATACCATTTATCGTAAGTTCGCTCAGGTCGAATTGAGACTTTTTGACCTAAAGCTAACTGCTCAAAGCTGGCCGTTTTTGTAGCATCGACCGCAGAATACTCTGTGGACAGTGTATCAACATCAGCAGAAGATAAGCGTTTAGAATTGGTCATGGTGCTTTCGCAAGCCTTAGCAAGCATGCTTGCGCAAAGGATTCCCCGTTACCCATCTCCGCAGTAGCAGGAGCATCACTAGGTAAACGCATTTGAAACGGCACGCCTAGCTGACCCAGCTTCAATACCCCATAAGCCAATTGTGCAAGTTTTTGCTCGTGATGTGCAGCTGGCATATCTGCATAATCAAGCGTTTGCTCATGACCGACCGGATCAGCGAAGTGCTTGGTCAGCATACCTTGTCCCCGCGCTACATGCCCCCAAGAGACTCGGGCCAATGACTCACCCTCGACATAGTTATCTAGTCGCTCAAAGTCGTCCTGACCCTGTCTATACTGTCCACCTGTTGGTAAATCCTCTAAGCTTGCGATTGCATATTTTGCTTGCCAGTCAAAAACTTCAGGTTTTGGATATACCCAAGCCGTACGCGCAAAGTATACGTAAGACCATGCACGCATGATACCTAGAGGATAAACTGTTTTTATTTTTAACCGCGGAAGTTTAAGCTGACCACGGTTGTAAGTCTGGACAGGAAGTCGAATGACTTGCTCGCCTTGTAGCCGTGTGATAAGCACTGAGCTTTGCGCGTTTATGCCATTTTTGGTTTTCTTATTGGTTATCTGCTCAAATTCAAATAGCAACTGGCGCCGTGGTTGGCGACTATCACTATTCAACTGTAGCGTAACCCAAACAGGCGAGCCTGCTTCTGTCATAGCGACTTCTAGTAAACGCACTTGCAGACCAGATATATGAGCAAAAGTAACATGAAAACTAATTAGCCAAACACTGACCAGATAAAAGCACAAACCAAGCACCAAGTTGTTGCCATAGTTAATACCCGCGATAAAGGTAATTACTAACAATACGGCGAATAGCATTCCTTCACGACTAAAGAAAATATAGACATTACGCAAATTAAGCGTAGCACTATCACTCTTAGGTGCGCGCGCGGCAAACCAGCGGCTCAGAGCTGATTTTATTGGTGCGGTTAAGGCCTTTGGTAACAAGCTCATGACTACCCTATTATTACCATCTGATTGACAATGTTGTCAGTATTTGTATTTATATCTGACTGACAAGCAAACTCACGAATAGAACGATATAATTGATTAAGGACAATTCGAATACAAGAAAAGCGGGCGAAAATACCGTAAATAGTGAACTGAGTGACTTTGATATTTTTTTAAGTTATATAGATTTAACTACGTGTAGAACTATATTTCAGCGATGCAGTTAATCAATACGGTCAAACAGCATATCAGCTGCTAAGCGACGACTGACACTTCTGCTAGGATACGTTGGGCGATGGTTTTTGTCGCTTGTCCACCGGTCACATGCGCGGGTACGAAACGCTGACCGAGGCGATGATCAGTGACCGCAGCAAACACCGCTTGGATATCTTCAGGGGTCACTTCCATATATCCCGATACATAGGCATGCGCTTGGGCAGCACGTTGTAGTGACAATACGCCGCGAGGCGATAAGCCATGATACTCTTGGCTTGCA includes the following:
- a CDS encoding DUF58 domain-containing protein, whose product is MSLLPKALTAPIKSALSRWFAARAPKSDSATLNLRNVYIFFSREGMLFAVLLVITFIAGINYGNNLVLGLCFYLVSVWLISFHVTFAHISGLQVRLLEVAMTEAGSPVWVTLQLNSDSRQPRRQLLFEFEQITNKKTKNGINAQSSVLITRLQGEQVIRLPVQTYNRGQLKLPRLKIKTVYPLGIMRAWSYVYFARTAWVYPKPEVFDWQAKYAIASLEDLPTGGQYRQGQDDFERLDNYVEGESLARVSWGHVARGQGMLTKHFADPVGHEQTLDYADMPAAHHEQKLAQLAYGVLKLGQLGVPFQMRLPSDAPATAEMGNGESFAQACLLRLAKAP
- a CDS encoding transglutaminaseTgpA domain-containing protein — protein: MTNSKRLSSADVDTLSTEYSAVDATKTASFEQLALGQKVSIRPERTYDKWYRKLFALPAYYWVLIAQVVVVLPHAAHLPLWLIGFAAVSIAAQLPYIKAKFKKLSHLKRIYQSVQMLGFLLGLLGLWLTYNTAFGLDMGVAFLVLCLVSKLWELYKRRDAYVVLNLSLFVLAALFLMDQGLLTTLEVIVGAVIVLLAFIALNDDSNANGDGRLRTLGVLGVGALPLLVVLFLFFPRLPPLWSVQLSGQQAVTGVSDSMSPGDFANLGQSTELAFRVEFADERPPQQQLYWRGLVFSDFDGVTWRPASQKDQWSSRLQAPAWIQNAFATVPDESRAAPVNYKVILEPTQQNWLFGLDYPFSQQPDINTTSEFTLSKDQPVTQQLRYDVLQFAQMRIDPVLTEASRRENLALPNEGNPQARALAKQLFEQSGSDPVRYIAAIEQWINRTEFRYTLSPPRLNTNRIDEFLFETKAGFCEHYSSSFTFMLRAAGIPARVVAGYQGGEPSRNGNVWEVRQMDAHAWTEVWLEGQGWVRVDPTAFVAPERVEQGMNTMTEQQGAAIFGNGASAQISYQQYQMLQTLRRLSDQASYYWQKDVVGYDQDKQADSLFRWFNISSIMQQIIWLATSAVSVMAILVFVIWYRRRKRWHPADLPLAKLSKRVAKHDKLLARNDNEGQLAWLERLASAIDSRQGDNADSATSQLTDSSDPIVIQTKLIEIRQNYRQLRYGRLSTFDSSHSEYQERLKQLKKDVRALL